One Helianthus annuus cultivar XRQ/B chromosome 7, HanXRQr2.0-SUNRISE, whole genome shotgun sequence genomic region harbors:
- the LOC110881766 gene encoding transcription factor bHLH112-like, translating into MVEKRLVLQVRKEKLGDRVTALQQLVSPFGKTDTASVLHEAIEYIKLLHDQVNVLSNPYMKNGATMQVQQISDKAEDNNEGAKQELRSRGLCLVPVSSTFPVTAETTPDYS; encoded by the exons ATGGTCgaaaaaag GTTGGTTTTACAGGTTCGAAAAGAGAAACTAGGCGATCGAGTCACTGCGCTTCAACAGTTAGTTTCGCCTTTCGGTAAG ACTGATACGGCATCGGTTCTCCATGAAGCCATTGAATACATCAAGCTCCTTCATGATCAAGTCAAT GTTCTAAGTAACCCCTATATGAAAAATGGAGCTACTATGCAAGTGCAACAG ATAAGCGACAAAGCGGAAGACAACAATGAAGGAGCTAAACAAGAGTTAAGGAGCCGAGGCCTTTGCCTTGTACCGGTATCTAGTACCTTCCCGGTCACTGCAGAGACCACACCCGATTACAGCTAA